A single genomic interval of Plodia interpunctella isolate USDA-ARS_2022_Savannah chromosome 16, ilPloInte3.2, whole genome shotgun sequence harbors:
- the LOC128676720 gene encoding pneumococcal serine-rich repeat protein-like isoform X6: MAPAKWIIIPTIWLVTQSIYAFQFPFIGSSFPDFSSEFDSLESEAQSSASANAAFGQASAISEAGSSTAISESGGSGSSTGSGGGSSSGSGNSKPSGTATASSNGSTNSSSSGVSGNSSTSGTGSGSSNSSGSASSSGSESGSSSGSTASSSRLASGSSNSTGSGRINGSASSEPSMSGSGSFNSSASSKPSESGSGSSNGSESSKPSGTGSGNSNTSGSGSSSGTASGTSSGLSSNSSNSIVSGNSSVTAATSSSGIGNSSSSGIGSGSSSGTATVSSNGSTNGRSSGGLGSSSSSDTGSNSSNSSQSASSSGSGSDISSGTASATSSGSANSSSNSTGSGSSSVTATASSSGSGSDSSNGSASSKPSGSGSGSSNGSASSKLSGSGSGSFNGSASSKPSGSESGSSNGSASSKPSGSGSGSSKVSASSKPSGSGSGSSNGSASSKPSESGSGSSNGSASSKPSESGSGSSNGSASSKPSESGSGSSNDSASSKPSGSESGSSNGSASSKPSGSGSGSFNGSASSKPSGSESGSSNGSASSKPSGSGSGSSKVSASSKPSGSGSGSSNGSASSKPSESGSGSSNGSASSKPSESGSGSSKVSASSKPSGSGSGSSKVSASSKPSESGSGSSNGSASSKPSESGSGSSNGSASSKPSGSESGSSKVSASSKPSESGSGSSNGSASSKPSESGSGSSNGSASSKPSESGSGSSNGSASSKPSESGSGSSNGSASSKPSGSGSGSSKVSASSKPSGSGSGSSNGSASSKPSGSGSGSSNGSASSKPSGSGSGSSKVSASSKPSESGSGSSNGSASSKPSGSGSGSSKVSASSKPSESGSGSSNGSASSKPSESGSGSSNGSASSKPSESGSGSSNGSASSKPSGSGSGSSKVSASSKPSGSGSGSSNGSASSKPSGSGSGSSKVSASSKPSESGSGSSNGSASSKPSESGSGSSNGSASSKPSGSGSGSSKVSASSKPSESGSGSSNGSASSKSSESGRSSSNGSASSKPSGSGSGSSKVSASSKPSESGSGSSNGSASSKPSESGSGSSNGSASSKPSESGSGSSNGSASSKPSGSGSGSSKVSASSKPSGSGSGSSIRSANGSSSRTATASSSGSGSGISSVIAIVSSSVSASGIGSGSSSRTVTASSNCSRNASSSGGSGSSSTSGTSSGSSNSSGSASSSGIGSGSSSGTATASSNGSTNGRSSGSLGSSSSSDTGSDSSNSSRSASSSRSGSNSSSGTASATSSGSANSSSNSTGSGSSSVIATASSSGSGSDSSNGSASSKLSGSGSGSSNGSASSKLSGSESGSSNGLASSKSSESGNGSSNGSASSKASGPGSGSSIGSANGSSSRTATASSSGSGSGSSSVIAIASSSVSASGIGSGSSSTTVTASSNCSRNASSSGGSGSSSTSGTSNGSSNSSGSASSSGSGSGSSSGTATATSTGSTNGSSSGTGSGSSNSSGSASSSGSVSGSSSGTASATSSGSENSSSNSTGSGSSSTIATASSSGSASGIRSGRSSGTASSSSSGTATASSTCSTNGSSSSGSKSNSSSGTGSGSSNSSGSASSSGSVSGSSSGTASSTSSGSASNCSNRTGSGYSSTSASGSSSGIESGSLSGSASGISNSTGSGSSNGSASSEPSGSGSDSSNGSVSSKPNGSGSGSSNGSASSKPSVSGSGSYNGSATSKPSGSANISSNVTATASSNGSTSGSSSGSSESSSSSGIGSGSSSGSRNATSRCSASSSSNSTGCGSSNGSASSEPSRSGSGSYSGSASSKPNGSRSGSSNSSASNKPSGSGCGNSNGSASSKYSGTGSGNSNSSGSGSSSGTASASSSASANSSSNSTGSGSSSVTATASSSGAGSSSSNGSASSKPSGSGSGSSNGSASSKLSGSGSGSFNGSASSKPSGSGSGSSNGSTNDSSSGGSERSSSSGTGSGSSNSSGSASSSGSVSGSSSGTASATSSGSASNCSNSTGSGSSSVIATASSSETASGSSSGIATASSSGSASASSNRDSVSSSGTATTSSSVSGSGSSSVIATASSSGSASGTDGGSSSGIATASSNGSGSGSSSVIATASSSGSASGTGSDSSNRAASGSLNGTASGSSIVSGSTSSSGSLGTSSCSDTGSGSSSGSGNGSTSVSGSASSSGSGSGSTGSSSASSSSSNNSRGSSSTSDRKIIVGCKTKEERQKLKERLKKSKHFQEEIKNKDSLPILKNVLKKNNDEEIVNIIRNQNKGIFENIEEEERRIEVKFCKRARNQHLDHEIVKVAPKIWNLVSHPGSDPDQGTPQWFFART; the protein is encoded by the exons GAAGTGGCAGCTCAACTGGGTCAGGAGGTGGCAGCTCCAGTGGCTCAGGAAATAGTAAGCCCAGTGGGACAGCAACTGCCAGCTCTAATGGGTCAACAAATAGCAGCTCTAGCGGCGTCTCAGGAAATAGCAGCACTAGCGGCACAGGTAGTGGCAGCTCGAATAGCTCGGGAAGTGCCAGTTCAAGTGGGTCAGAAAGTGGCAGCTCTAGTGGTTCAACTGCCAGCTCTAGTAGGTTAGCAAGTGGCAGCTCTAACAGTACAGGTAGTGGCAGAATTAACGGTTCAGCAAGTAGCGAGCCCAGTATGTCAGGAAGTGGCAGCTTTAATAGTTCAGCAAGTAGCAAGCCCAGTGAGTCAGGAAGTGGCAGCTCTAATGGTTCAGAAAGTAGCAAGCCTAGCGGTACAGGAAGTGGCAACTCGAACACCTCAGGAAGTGGCAGCTCAAGTGGGACAGCAAGTGGCACATCTAGCGGTTTATCAAGTAACAGCTCTAACAGCATAGTTAGTGGCAACTCAAGTGTGACAGCAGCTACTAGCTCTAGTGGGATAGGAAATAGCAGCTCAAGTGGGATAGGAAGTGGCAGTTCAAGTGGGACAGCAACTGTCAGCTCTAATGGGTCAACAAATGGTAGGTCTAGCGGCGGCTTAGGAAGTAGCAGCTCTAGCGACACAGGTAGTAACAGTTCGAACAGCTCACAAAGTGCCAGTTCCAGTGGGTCAGGAAGTGACATCTCAAGTGGGACAGCAAGTGCCACATCTAGCGGTTCAGCAAATAGCAGCTCTAACAGCACAGGTAGTGGCAGCTCAAGTGTGACAGCAACTGCTAGTTCTAGTGGGTCAGGAAGTGACAGCTCTAACGGTTCAGCAAGTAGCAAGCCCAGTGGATCAGGAAGTGGCAGCTCTAACGGCTCAGCAAGTAGCAAGCTCAGTGGGTCAGGAAGTGGTAGCTTTAATGGTTCAGCAAGTAGCAAGCCCAGTGGGTCAGAAAGTGGCAGTTCTAATGGTTCAGCAAGTAGCAAGCCCAGTGGGTCAGGAAGTGGAAGCTCTAAAGTTTCAGCAAGTAGCAAGCCCAGTGGGTCAGGAAGTGGCAGCTCTAATGGTTCAGCAAGTAGCAAGCCCAGTGAGTCAGGAAGTGGCAGCTCTAATGGTTCAGCAAGTAGCAAGCCCAGTGAGTCAGGAAGTGGCAGCTCTAATGGTTCAGCAAGTAGCAAGCCCAGTGAGTCAGGAAGTGGCAGCTCTAATGATTCAGCAAGTAGCAAGCCCAGTGGGTCAGAAAGTGGCAGTTCTAATGGTTCAGCAAGTAGCAAGCCCAGTGGGTCAGGAAGTGGTAGCTTTAATGGTTCAGCAAGTAGCAAGCCCAGTGGGTCAGAAAGTGGCAGTTCTAATGGTTCAGCAAGTAGCAAGCCCAGTGGGTCAGGAAGTGGAAGCTCTAAAGTTTCAGCAAGTAGCAAGCCCAGTGGGTCAGGAAGTGGCAGCTCTAATGGTTCAGCAAGTAGCAAGCCCAGTGAGTCAGGAAGTGGCAGCTCTAATGGTTCAGCAAGTAGCAAGCCCAGTGAGTCAGGAAGTGGAAGCTCTAAAGTTTCAGCAAGTAGCAAGCCCAGTGGATCAGGAAGTGGAAGCTCTAAAGTTTCAGCAAGTAGCAAGCCCAGTGAGTCAGGAAGTGGCAGCTCTAATGGTTCAGCAAGTAGCAAGCCCAGTGAGTCAGGAAGTGGCAGCTCTAATGGTTCAGCAAGTAGCAAGCCCAGTGGATCAGAAAGTGGAAGCTCTAAAGTTTCAGCAAGTAGCAAGCCCAGTGAGTCAGGAAGTGGCAGCTCTAATGGTTCAGCAAGTAGCAAGCCCAGTGAGTCAGGAAGTGGCAGCTCTAATGGTTCAGCAAGTAGCAAGCCCAGTGAGTCAGGAAGTGGCAGCTCTAATGGTTCAGCAAGTAGCAAGCCCAGTGAGTCAGGAAGTGGCAGCTCTAATGGTTCAGCAAGTAGCAAGCCCAGTGGATCAGGAAGTGGAAGCTCTAAAGTTTCAGCAAGTAGCAAGCCCAGTGGATCAGGAAGTGGCAGCTCTAATGGTTCAGCAAGTAGCAAGCCCAGTGGATCAGGAAGTGGCAGCTCTAATGGTTCAGCAAGTAGCAAGCCCAGTGGATCAGGAAGTGGAAGCTCTAAAGTTTCAGCAAGTAGCAAGCCCAGTGAATCAGGAAGTGGCAGCTCTAATGGTTCAGCAAGTAGCAAGCCCAGTGGATCAGGAAGTGGAAGCTCTAAAGTTTCAGCAAGTAGCAAGCCCAGTGAGTCAGGAAGTGGCAGCTCTAATGGTTCAGCAAGTAGCAAGCCCAGTGAGTCAGGAAGTGGCAGCTCTAATGGTTCAGCAAGTAGCAAGCCCAGTGAGTCAGGAAGTGGCAGCTCTAATGGTTCAGCAAGTAGCAAGCCCAGTGGATCAGGAAGTGGAAGCTCTAAAGTTTCAGCAAGTAGCAAGCCCAGTGGATCAGGAAGTGGCAGCTCTAATGGTTCAGCAAGTAGCAAGCCCAGTGGATCAGGAAGTGGAAGCTCTAAAGTTTCAGCAAGTAGCAAGCCCAGTGAGTCAGGAAGTGGCAGCTCTAATGGTTCAGCAAGTAGCAAGCCCAGTGAGTCAGGAAGTGGCAGCTCTAATGGTTCAGCAAGTAGCAAGCCCAGTGGATCAGGAAGTGGAAGCTCTAAAGTTTCAGCAAGTAGCAAGCCCAGTGAGTCAGGAAGTGGCAGCTCTAATGGTTCAGCAAGTAGCAAGTCCAGTGAGTCAGGAAGGAGCAGCTCTAATGGTTCAGCAAGTAGCAAGCCCAGTGGATCAGGAAGTGGAAGCTCTAAAGTTTCAGCAAGTAGCAAGCCCAGTGAGTCAGGAAGTGGCAGCTCTAATGGTTCAGCAAGTAGCAAGCCCAGTGAGTCAGGAAGTGGCAGCTCTAATGGTTCAGCAAGTAGCAAGCCCAGTGAGTCAGGAAGTGGCAGCTCTAATGGTTCAGCAAGCAGCAAGCCCAGTGGATCAGGAAGTGGAAGCTCTAAAGTTTCAGCAAGTAGCAAGCCCAGTGGGTCAGGAAGTGGAAGCTCAATTAGGTCAGCAAATGGCAGTTCAAGTCGGACAGCAACTGCCAGCTCAAGTGGGTCAGGAAGTGGCATCTCAAGTGTGATAGCAATAGTAAGCTCTAGTGTGTCAGCAAGTGGGATAGGAAGTGGCAGCTCAAGTAGGACAGTAACTGCCAGCTCTAATTGCTCAAGAAATGCAAGCTCGAGCGGCGGCTCAGGAAGTAGCAGCACTAGCGGAACAAGCAGTGGCAGCTCGAACAGCTCAGGAAGTGCCAGCTCAAGTGGGATAGGAAGTGGCAGTTCAAGTGGGACAGCAACTGCCAGCTCTAATGGGTCAACAAATGGCAGGTCTAGCGGCAGCTTAGGAAGTAGCAGCTCTAGCGACACAGGTAGTGACAGTTCGAACAGCTCACGTAGTGCCAGCTCCAGTAGGTCAGGAAGTAACAGCTCAAGCGGGACAGCAAGTGCCACATCTAGCGGTTCAGCAAATAGCAGCTCTAACAGCACAGGTAGTGGCAGCTCAAGTGTGATAGCAACTGCTAGTTCTAGTGGGTCAGGAAGTGACAGCTCTAACGGTTCAGCAAGTAGCAAGCTCAGTGGGTCAGGAAGTGGTAGCTCTAACGGCTCAGCAAGTAGCAAGCTCAGTGGGTCAGAAAGTGGCAGCTCTAATGGTTTAGCAAGTAGCAAGTCCAGTGAGTCAGGAAATGGCAGCTCTAATGGTTCAGCAAGTAGCAAGGCCAGTGGGCCAGGAAGTGGAAGCTCAATTGGGTCAGCAAATGGCAGTTCAAGTCGGACAGCAACTGCCAGCTCAAGTGGGTCAGGAAGTGGCAGCTCAAGTGTGATAGCAATTGCCAGCTCTAGTGTGTCAGCAAGTGGGATAGGAAGTGGCAGCTCAAGTACGACAGTAACTGCCAGCTCTAATTGCTCAAGAAATGCAAGCTCTAGCGGCGGCTCAGGAAGTAGCAGCACTAGCGGAACAAGTAATGGCAGCTCGAACAGCTCAGGAAGTGCCAGCTCAAGTGGGTCAGGAAGTGGCAGCTCAAGTGGGACAGCAACTGCCACCTCTACTGGTTCAACAAATGGAAGCTCTAGCGGCACAGGAAGTGGCAGCTCGAACAGCTCAGGAAGTGCCAGCTCAAGTGGGTCTGTAAGTGGCAGCTCAAGTGGGACAGCAAGTGCCACATCTAGCGGTTCAGAAAATAGCAGCTCTAACAGCACAGGTAGTGGCAGCTCAAGTACGATAGCAACTGCTAGTTCTAGTGGATCAGCAAGTGGGATAAGAAGTGGCAGGTCAAGTGGGACAGCAAGTAGCAGCTCAAGTGGGACAGCAACTGCCAGCTCTACTTGTTCAACAAATGGCAGTTCTAGCAGCGGCTCAAAAAGTAACAGCTCTAGCGGCACAGGAAGTGGCAGCTCGAACAGCTCAGGAAGTGCCAGCTCAAGTGGGTCAGTAAGTGGCAGCTCAAGTGGGACAGCAAGTTCCACATCTAGCGGTTCAGCAAGTAACTGCTCTAACAGAACAGGTAGTGGCTACTCTAGTACATCAGCAAGTGGCAGCTCTAGTGGGATAGAAAGTGGCAGCTTAAGTGGGTCAGCAAGTGGCATCTCTAACAGCACAGGTAGTGGCAGCTCTAACGGGTCAGCAAGTAGCGAGCCCAGTGGGTCAGGAAGTGACAGTTCTAATGGTTCAGTAAGTAGCAAGCCCAATGGGTCAGGAAGTGGCAGCTCTAACGGTTCAGCAAGTAGTAAGCCCAGTGTGTCAGGAAGTGGCAGCTATAACGGTTCAGCAACTAGCAAGCCCAGTGGGTCAGCAAATATCAGTTCAAATGTGACAGCAACTGCCAGCTCTAATGGGTCAACAAGTGGCAGCTCTAGCGGCAGCTCAGAAAGTAGCAGCTCTAGCGGCATAGGAAGTGGCAGCTCAAGTGGGTCAAGAAATGCCACATCTAGGTGTTCAGCAAGTAGCAGTTCTAACAGCACAGGTTGTGGCAGCTCTAACGGTTCAGCAAGTAGTGAGCCCAGTAGGTCAGGAAGTGGCAGCTATAGTGGTTCAGCAAGTAGCAAGCCCAATGGGTCAAGAAGTGGCAGCTCTAACAGTTCAGCAAGTAATAAGCCCAGTGGGTCAGGATGTGGCAACTCTAACGGTTCAGCAAGTAGCAAGTATAGTGGCACAGGAAGTGGCAACTCGAACAGCTCAGGAAGTGGCAGCTCAAGTGGGACAGCAAGTGCCTCATCTAGCGCTTCAGCAAATAGCAGCTCTAACAGCACAGGTAGTGGCAGCTCAAGTGTGACAGCAACTGCTAGTTCTAGTGGGGCAGGAAGTAGCAGCTCTAACGGTTCAGCAAGTAGCAAGCCCAGTGGGTCAGGAAGTGGCAGCTCTAACGGCTCAGCAAGTAGCAAGCTCAGTGGGTCAGGAAGTGGTAGCTTTAATGGTTCAGCAAGTAGCAAGCCCAGTGGGTCAGGAAGTGGCAGCTCTAATGGGTCAACAAATGACAGCTCTAGCGGCGGCTCAGAAAGAAGCAGCTCTAGCGGCACAGGAAGTGGCAGCTCGAACAGCTCAGGAAGTGCCAGCTCAAGTGGGTCAGTAAGTGGCAGCTCAAGTGGGACAGCAAGTGCCACATCTAGCGGTTCAGCAAGTAACTGCTCGAACAGCACAGGTAGTGGCAGCTCAAGTGTGATAGCAACTGCTAGTTCTAGTGAGACAGCAAGTGGCAGCTCTAGTGGGATAGCAACTGCCAGCTCAAGTGGGTCAGCAAGTGCCAGCTCTAACAGAGATAGTGTTAGCTCTAGTGGGACAGCAACTACTAGCTCAAGTGTGTCAGGGAGTGGCAGCTCAAGTGTGATTGCAACTGCCAGCTCTAGTGGATCAGCAAGTGGGACAGATGGTGGCAGCTCTAGTGGGATAGCAACTGCCAGCTCAAATGGGTCAGGAAGTGGCAGCTCAAGTGTGATAGCAACTGCCAGCTCTAGTGGATCAGCAAGTGGGACAGGAAGTGACAGCTCAAATAGGGCAGCAAGTGGCAGCTTAAATGGAACAGCAAGTGGCAGTTCTATCGTTTCAGGTAGTACTAGCTCTAGCGGCAGCTTAGGAACTAGCAGCTGTAGCGACACTGGTAGTGGCAGCTCGAGTGGATCAGGAAATGGTAGCACCAGTGTGTCAGGAAGTGCCAGCTCAAGTGGGTCAGGAAGTGGCAGCACAGGAAGTAGCTCTGCAAGCTCCTCTAGTAGTAACAACTCTAGAGGATCGTCGTCGACTTCAG acagaaaaataattgtaggCTGTAAGACAAAAGAAGAGAGACAAAAACTGAAGGAGAGGCTCAAGAAGTCCAAGCACTTCCAGGAGGAGATCAAAAACAAGGATTCTCTACCAATCCTAAAAAATGTCCTAAAGAAGAACAATGACGAAgaaattgttaatataataagaaacCAAAACAAGGgcattttcgaaaatattgaAGAGGAAGAACGGAGAATAGaggttaaattttgtaaaagagCAAGAAATCAACACCTCGATCACGAGATAGTTAAAGTGGCACCGAAAATATGGAACCTTGTATCGCACCCAGGATCGGATCCCGATCAGGGAACTCCACAATGGTTTTTTGCACGGACATAA